From Streptomyces sp. TLI_105, the proteins below share one genomic window:
- a CDS encoding SRPBCC family protein yields the protein MSKVEESVEVEVPVRAAYDQWTQFETFPRFMDGVERIEQRTDTLTHWVTEIGGVRREFDAVVTEQIPDERVAWTTVEGEARQAGVVTFHRLDETRTKVMLQLDFAPEGLTEQVGDKLGFVKRKVTGDLKRFKSFIEERGGRETGAWRGSV from the coding sequence ATGTCGAAGGTGGAGGAGTCCGTCGAGGTCGAGGTCCCGGTCCGCGCCGCGTACGACCAGTGGACCCAGTTCGAGACGTTCCCGCGCTTCATGGACGGCGTGGAGCGGATCGAGCAGCGTACGGACACGCTCACCCACTGGGTCACGGAGATCGGCGGTGTGCGTCGTGAGTTCGACGCCGTCGTCACCGAGCAGATCCCGGACGAACGCGTCGCCTGGACGACCGTCGAGGGCGAGGCGCGACAGGCCGGTGTCGTCACGTTCCACCGTCTCGACGAGACCCGGACGAAGGTCATGCTCCAGCTGGACTTCGCCCCCGAGGGGCTGACGGAGCAGGTCGGCGACAAGCTCGGGTTCGTCAAGCGCAAGGTGACCGGCGACCTCAAGCGGTTCAAGTCGTTCATCGAGGAGCGAGGCGGCCGGGAGACGGGCGCCTGGCGCGGATCGGTCTGA
- a CDS encoding DUF6328 family protein, with product MDERNGGATPKDEQGEKRRGGNAGEPCTGTDGRGETEEERADRRWQELLQEIRVAQTGVQILLGFLLTVVFTPLFHDLEQTDKTIYLVTVILGSLATGALIGPVSVHRIVSGRRVKPQAVVWASRLTFTGILLLLATLTAALFLILRVATHDPYVPWLVSAVLVWYLVCWFALPLWVRTHHTSGN from the coding sequence ATGGACGAACGAAACGGCGGTGCCACGCCGAAGGACGAGCAGGGCGAGAAGCGGCGCGGAGGGAACGCCGGGGAGCCCTGCACCGGTACGGACGGGCGGGGCGAGACCGAGGAGGAGCGCGCGGACCGGCGCTGGCAGGAACTCCTCCAGGAGATACGAGTCGCTCAGACCGGCGTCCAGATCCTCCTCGGCTTCCTCCTCACGGTGGTGTTCACTCCGCTCTTCCACGATCTGGAGCAGACCGACAAGACGATCTACCTCGTCACCGTCATCCTCGGCTCGCTGGCGACGGGTGCGCTGATCGGTCCTGTCTCCGTCCACCGGATCGTGTCCGGACGGCGGGTCAAGCCCCAGGCCGTCGTCTGGGCATCCCGGCTCACCTTCACCGGCATCCTGCTCCTCCTCGCGACGCTGACGGCCGCGCTGTTCCTCATCCTGAGGGTGGCCACGCACGACCCGTACGTGCCCTGGCTGGTCTCCGCCGTCCTCGTCTGGTACCTGGTCTGCTGGTTCGCCCTGCCCCTGTGGGTCCGCACGCATCACACGAGCGGAAACTGA